The region CCTTTGAGCCGCGAATTATCGAAAAACGGCAGACACGCACCGACGATATTGAAGCCAGGATTCTGGCGATGTACGCTAAAGGCATGTCCAATCGCGACATTGAAGATCATCTGCGCGACATCTACGGCGTAGAAGCCTCCGCCAGCCTAATCAGCCGCATCACGGACAAGATTATGCCAGCCGTTATGGAATGGCAGAGCCGCCCGCTTGACCCGGTGTATCCCATTGTGTTTCTAGACGGAATTGTGTTCAAAGTCCGCAAGGACAGCCGGGTTGTAAACAAATGCCTATACTCGGTTTTAGGTATCAATCTGGACGGCCGCAAGGAAATCCTCGGCATGTGGCTGTCGGAAAACGAGAGCGCCAGTTTTTGGACGACGATCTGCAACGAGTTGAAAAATCGGGGTGTGGAAGATATTTTGATTGCCTGCCGTGACAACCTTTCCGGCTTTTCCACCGCCATTGAGACGGTGTTCCCCAAAACCGAGCAGCAACTGTGCGTGATTCATCAAATCCGCAACTCCACAAAGTATGTACCCTACAAGGATATCAAGCCGGTTATGGCGGATTTGAAATTAGTCTATGCAGCGCCGACACAAGACGACGCGGAGTATCGTCTGGAGGAATTTCGTGAGAAATGGGGCAAGAAATACCCACAGATTGTAAAGTCCTGGGAGGCGAACTGGACGGAGCTGTCCACCTATTTCAAGTACCCGCAGGAGGTCCGGACACTGATTTACACCACCAACGCAGTGGAAGGTTTTCATCGGATGCTGCGCAAATATACCAAGACAAAGACGGTTTATCCCACCGACGACGCGGTCAAAAAATCGGTGTTCCTGTCGATACAAGAAATTTCCAAAAAGTGGAGTATGCCGATTCGCGATTGGGGAATTATAATAGGGCAGTTGATGATCTTCTTCGAGGACAGACTGCAAGCGCGGAAGGTCTCATAAACCCTATCGGGGCTCTGCCCCGAACCCCGAGGTTTATCGCTTTGGGTTTTCCGAGGCAAAGATAAGGAAAAGCGACACTCTCACATGAGCATCGCCGCCTCGCTAAACCTCATATGCCGCTCGGGTCGCACCTCTGCGTCGCCCTATCCTGCGCATGAGTAAAAGCAATATTAGTGTCCCCAAAATCTTGGATGTTTATTCCATTTACACAGTTAATGATACACTCCCTAACTTCGCAATATCTTATTTATCCTATCTTTGTTAATATGGGTAATTGCCGCTATTTTCCTTATTGATAAATTGGTCTTTTCCTTAAATTCTTTGATCATACATCGCGCTATTTCTACCCTACTATCGCAATTAGCCGAATTAAGCATAGTATTCCAGAGTTCTTTTGCTGATTCTTCGTCCATTTCCACAGTTTCTTCATTCATATCAATAAAGGTTTCCACAGCATCTTGGTTTACATATTCTTTAAATTGCTTTTTGGCTGAATTTAAGTCTTCTGAAAAAATTCCAAGAATTACACCCGTATCCAACACTTTATTAAAATAATGATTCTCTAGCAAATATCCGTTATAGCTGCTCCATTTATATTCACCTGCTGATTTTACTATCCCTGCCTTCACCGGATTTTGATGGATATATCTAATTAATGCCAATATATATTGATCATCTTCTACAACTTCACTCTTAAACCTATCTTGAAATAAATGACCTACTCTCTTATATTTTTTATTAAAATAATAGACATAGCTAATGTTTATTTTTTTCATTACATTTGCTA is a window of Sporomusaceae bacterium ACPt DNA encoding:
- a CDS encoding IS256 family transposase ISPeth4 codes for the protein MTQLNEKEIQLVALLSEECTTPAELTAKLKNLFAGALEKMLEAEMDEHLGYEKNSVLGNNSGNSRNGYGKKTIKSEWGESEISVPRDRNGTFEPRIIEKRQTRTDDIEARILAMYAKGMSNRDIEDHLRDIYGVEASASLISRITDKIMPAVMEWQSRPLDPVYPIVFLDGIVFKVRKDSRVVNKCLYSVLGINLDGRKEILGMWLSENESASFWTTICNELKNRGVEDILIACRDNLSGFSTAIETVFPKTEQQLCVIHQIRNSTKYVPYKDIKPVMADLKLVYAAPTQDDAEYRLEEFREKWGKKYPQIVKSWEANWTELSTYFKYPQEVRTLIYTTNAVEGFHRMLRKYTKTKTVYPTDDAVKKSVFLSIQEISKKWSMPIRDWGIIIGQLMIFFEDRLQARKVS